The genomic DNA GTTTAAATTTAGTATGACTAACCAAGAGCATGGTCTGCTCCTTACATTGTGATACCTCAAGAGTATACTGTTgtgcttctcctgctcctcacgCAGCAGAAATTAAATCAACCACACACCCTGTAACCGGTCTGTGAGGGTGGGCTACGCAGAAGTTACCTGACTTACCAGAACTGACTTCTGGTGTGAGTAATGCATAGTCTTCTCACAGCGCTGgggaaaataaatcaataaaaccaTGGGCACAGATGTGGGATCCCCCCCCTAGCTTCTGAAACATTAGGGTTTTCTTTTGAAAGGGCACTTGAATTTGCTTTCTGACATAAATGCTCTTTAATTAAGAGAGGCTTACgataattttttttgtggaagtGGAAGGATTAACTTACAATATTCTCACAtgggaaagaaacatttaaatgtgGACACCTACTCCACTTACTTACCTTCAACACAGTGAAAGTTTTTCTCCTGTCACTTCAGAGTATTAAATATTTCTGTCCCCGTCAGGAAAGATGACACGTCTTACTAAGTCTTTGTGATGGGACAAGAGATCAAGGACTtgcaagttttatatttttagagaGCAACTGTTCATTTTGTGCCAAATACACTTTGACGTTTAATTTAATcaggaagtttaaaaaataaatacatacacacaaacactcAATTTCCTGAATGTCTCTTCCATGCCTCTTATTTGGTCAGAGTGGGAGTACTCAACATACCGCTCGTCAAGAATTAAGTCTTTCCTGCCCTCTGTTGCCAAAGACAATCAATAAGCTTAATTGAAATACATTGGAAGCATGTGATTTTTAGTAGACAAATGAGGTATCCCTTATCTCAATACAGtatcaagtaaaaaaataaaagcaaaggggATATTAAATATAAAAGATAAACTATTAGTTAAAATAGTAACCCTAACAATAACTTAAGGTTTTATACACACTTAGTTCACTGCCTTGAAAGGCAGCAGCATAGAATTACCAGGTTTTCACATTCTAGATGCATCTAGAAGAGTCAGTAAGTCAGTTTTGATGCTCTGCTGTTGTAGCAGGGTCTCTCAGTCAAAGTCGATGCAGCATTTCTGAAAGGAGAGCTGTCGCTTTTCACAAGAACTAACTCCAGCTCTTGGAAGTCCTGGAGTCTGGCAACATCCTTGTCCTTTTAAAGAACAGACAGAACTACGCGTTACTTCTAAATATATctagttgttattattatttacaataaCAGATAAAGGAAGTAAAAACTAAAATTCCAGGAAGGTCACACCCAATGatagtaataaataatgaaagaaaaaacctaCCAGTATACTCTCTTTCAAagcgtgtttgggttttttccccctccttgaactgtacattttttttctccttgaaactCATTAAGAGTTGACTGTCACTTAACTAAGAGCTGTGACCAAATGCATGTCATTTACAGACCTCCAGAACAGGTATTTTTGGAACAGAAGAGCGCGTTCATTTGTTAATGGCATATCTTTAAATTATTCACATGCcaatttgtgggggttttttccccctttactaTTTGTTCTTTTTAGGCAAGCAAACAGTGAAGCAGTACGTGGCAATTATGTTAACAGCACACTAAGGCGCTGATTCTGATGCGTTTTAAAAGTCAAACTGTAATAGTTTCATGTGCTTTAGGACCTTGAAATACTCTGCCTGTTTTGACAAGAATATTTTTTAGTAAGTTATGATGAAATTTTACGTAAAGTCCAGTAGCCTTTTGAATTTGTGAGCTTAAGTCAGTTTTTAAGACAAGGCCATCCATGTTTTGATGATCGTTTTCAGAAATCCCTTCTCTGATGTCCACAAAGTCAAATTAATCTCAGATTTCAATTCTTACCTTTCTTACTAGTGTATTAGGTAATTTTCTGATCTTCTCTACTTGTTCTGGATTAACTCCCAATTCACAGCAACTCACTCTGAGCAGATCTCGATACGTCAGTTCTTGTCTGTCCAGTTCAATTTCAATGAAGTCATTGTCTCTGAGGTTCTGGACCCTCACCTTAAGCACAAGTTCTGattgaaaaaaacagattaaaagggttttttcctcaaaaaaaaaaccccaaaccaacacaaacctAACCCTTAAAGTATTTACCATTAACTTTTGAATTCAGGTTTTAATACAATCCCTATTATCTCACTGAGAAATACCATGCAGTTAATAGAAGCTTCCATTTGAACAGCAAGAACTACATGGGGGAACCATGTTTACAGTGTTAAAAGTCTGCCCATCCACGCAGAAAGTCAAGTTGTTACCAAACTCCAAACTACCCGAGATGCAAAATTTGAATTTTTATATTGCTTGGACTGATCCATCCATCGGTTTCCAAAGTATTACcatgtttaaaatacagtttaacagttattttacttagcagcacagaaaaaaaaacctctgcctACTCTCGGCCAAAGAATTCAAAATCTCTGCCTCTACTCCACATGAGTGTGAAAGTGGAATGATTCGTTAACTTCACCTTTCTCCCAGTCACAGAGACAGGGAACAGAACGGAAGGATGGGAAATCACACTTCATTACCTTGCATGTTATATGGGAATGTTCCAGTAAAGAAAACGGGCTGAAAGGCTGGCGCGGGACCAGTGGGCGAAGTGTCGGGTTGCAGAGGTGCCGTCGGCGAGCAAAGCCCGGCTCTGCGGGTCCGGGCCGGCCGGCAAATGGGGCCGTTGGGCGCCCCGGGCTCGGTGTGTTTCGGTGCCCCCAGAGCTGCTGACGGGGCGGGTGGCTCTGCTGCCGCTTCCAGTGCAGGGAAATCGTCTTCGCTGTTGCATGATGTAGGCGTGCATGTGCTTTCAAGCTGAGCTGCTGATGAACAAGGACTCGTTTCGCACTGGGAAGCAGAGGAGATGGAAGCACTTTCGATCTGGGATTCCGCCAAGCCGTCTGGAATGCTGTCTTCAGTGTCAGTGCAAGGGAATGGCGGGTTGGCCAAGTAGTTTGCAACAATTGGCAAATTTAAATCCTTCACTCCTTGACATTCAGTTTCTTCCTCTATTAACGAAGTTCAAAAATGAGGGGTAggggatggagagaggaaaaaaaccccatcatgtTACTGGATAGGTCTTTCTCATTTTGACGATAGTTAGGTTTTCCTATTGTGTCTTAAAACTACATCACATTCTGGGGCAATCAAAGGATGATACTAATGTATCGTAAGCATATAACACCTGGAAGGCGAGTAgctgtaaaatgaaagaaaaaactacAAATTTCTACAACATACTGTGGTTTTTAGAAGCAAAGTGGTAAAAGAATAACTgttgaaaaatacatcatttctAGCAGTGTTATTCCAGCACTATCAAAGGAACTGACGAGTAGTTCTTTGCGAAATCTCATTTTGCAATGCTTTTAATAACACTGCTGTAAATAGTTTATTATGACTCATGCCAACAAATTAAACTGAGTATTTCTTCAGGTACGAGCCTATTAGATACAATACCCAAACCAACTCTTCTCTTGCTTAAAGGTGCTGCAGCAAATTACATTCTTGCCTGACGGAGGATTACAGGAGACTAATACTAATGTCAGAGCAGTTCAGAAAGATCTGCTCAATAGCACTGTTGGTGACTAGTGTGTTTATTCCCCAGGAAACACATGAAAGcataacagacagaaaaataaggcAATCATGAATAGAGTTCATTCATGCACACTTGACTGTTCAGGTGTTAAAAACCAAATGCAAGTCATTTGCCGTGAACCGAGTCCAAGAGATGAGCACCTCgcccagaagaaaacaaaaacgcTTATGCAAAGAACATGCCATTCCTTCAGCTGTGACTCTTGCAACCTTAGTCATGATTTAGCTGTAACTTCATTTAAGATGACCATGCACTGTTGATGTAAGAGCGTATCACTGTAGAGAGCAATTTAAGTGCAATTAGCGAAGATGACAGAACATCAACGTTTACAAAGGTGAAGTCCTTAAAATTTTTATCATCTGGAGTGCAGTACCTAGATGCTGATGGAAGCAGGCACTGGTAGTGCTCGGGAGTGTTGCATGCAATTAACTAGGTTTGCTGTGCATACAAAAAGTGTAAAATGACAGAATCACGGAGCAAAGTCATAGACATAGACTTGCATTATACTGCAAGTCGCAGTATAACAAAATGCTCAGAACTAGCTACTGCTTAATGAGAGCAAATAGGACTGCAGCAGCACGTTTCCCAAAGCGTACAGCTCTTCAATCTCTTGATGACACAGCTCACAATAACAGGCCTTCCTACCTGAAATCCCCAAGTCTATTTGCCCGAGTATGAATTACAGTTATAAATCAGAGCTATCTAATGAGATACGATAGTCCTGGCCAAAGTTCTGCCAATCTACTGCCTCAGATAAAAGCACTAAAAATGCTTTAGTCCTTAGACCAAGAATTCTAGATGATTTTGAAGACAGTACCTCCCAAGATCTTCCGAATGTCTGGTTTCGAAGTCAACTGCACGGCCAGCTCTCCCTTCGCCGTGAGGATGTGCTTATCTGCCCCAGCGCCCAGCAGGCAGGAGACCACCTGGGCCTGGTTCCGCTTGCAGGCCCAGTGCAGGCAGGTCCTgcgggagggaagcagagggggTGTCGTGCTGCCAGTCGCCCacccgccgccccgctcctcctcgCCTGCCCATGTCGGGTGACCACAACAGGGAATAAAGTTTCCTTCgctgcatcactttatttttaaagttatgacTGGAAGTTCTGCGGGGTAAGACCCTCTTTTGCCTTGCTACAGGGTAACGAGCTGCTGTCCCAGAGCCGTGTCGATGGAGATGGACAACTTTAGAAGAGGTCCTCGAGCAAGCACTCGGTGACAGGTGGAGGGAGGGCGGCCTCCTTTTATTATGATCCTCTTTAGCAGTAAATCTCAAAGCCTCCCGAGAttagcatttccttttttgtCCATAGGAAAACTCGGAAGAGCTGCGTCCTCcgagcagccctgccctggctctaACGAGGGGCACCCACCctcccgcggggagccccggccaCGTCGGCCCAAACACCCCCGCGCCAGCCAAGGCCAGCGACGGCctccccggcggggagcggggcccggcAGCTCCGGGCCTGCCCCCGGGCACTGGCAGCCCGGCCCACCGGGGAGGAGGAATGTACCTGCCCGCCGCGCCATGGGgaccccggccccgcagccccccggcccggcccggcccggccgcccctcaCCAGCCGTTGATTTCGTTGCGGGAGTTGATGTCCGCCCCCTCGCCCAGCAGCCGCCGCACCTCCTCCACgtcccccagcgccgccgcctcccgcagcCGCTCCTCCAGCTCCCGCGCCTCCGCCGCGCCGCTCatcgccgccgccgggccgcggggACGCCGGACGCCAggcagggccccccccgccccgcctcggccCGGCTGCGGCCGCCGCTGCAGCCCcaccccgccgcggcggggcggccggagCCCGTCACGAGGGGACGGCGGGACGGGCGGCCTCCTCagcgccgcgccgcccggccctctccgccccgccgcccgccgccgccccggcccttCGCTCCGGCCGGCGCCCTCAcggccgccgccatcttgtgCTGGCGGCCGGGGCGGGGTGCGGGCCGCGGCCCTTGGGGGCAATGCCCGGGGCAAACCGGCCGGGAAGGGAGCCCGCCCTCCGGCGCTGGGGTGAGGCAGGGGCCCGGCGAGGCTGAAAACACCAGAGCCGAAGCGTTTCCTCTGAAGGGCTCTTCCCACCCTCGCCCACCCAAGGAACAGCCCGAGCTGCGCCGCTGCCCGGCCCCTGCCTGGAGCCGTGAGGCCGCCATGGACGGACACGAACCTGAGGCCGGGTTCAAAGTCCGTGGGCTGGGAACGAAACTCACCCAGGGTTTCCCCAAAtcccacccccacaccccaattcccagccctgcccctccGGCACGTTGCTCATGCTTCTAATTCTCCTAACTAAATCACTGCAGCATGTGTTGGGGACCTCTTTTTAACTTGGTTTAGCATCAGTGTCTGCTACCAATGAAAAACTTGCactaaggtgggttttttcctcaccgTGCCTCTTCCATTGCTTACTTTCCTTATTAGTGACATTATTTTTAACGTGCCGTTTAATTTAGGACTTGGGTTGCAGCCAATCATCTTCCCTTTAATCAGCCGGGAGGGGCCGGGGCTCACAGGCCAGACCTGTCAGCTGCATCCCTGTGAGCCACCGCCGCGAGCACAAACGGCCCTGACGTCTTTAACTAATGTGACAGAGGTTACACGGTGACGCAGTGGCACCTTTTTAACCACCAGAGCACACGCTGTTGATCTCGCGTAAGAGACGGCAACGGGCTGAGCAAAAATTTTGCCCAGCTCATACCAAAAGACACAAGCAACTCTATGGGAAACAACTCTGCTAGAGAATGGTTTGCAAACAAGATTTATCCGGTGACAACTGCAAATTCAGACCTTGGAGACCTGGAAGCCCAGCCCTGACCTGGCCGCTGCTGTCACCGAGACCTTTTTATTTTCACTCGCTTCCTTTTTCAGTAAAAGCTGTCTTAAATGATCACACTTTTTAACCCGTGACCCCTTTTGTCTATTTTCAGCATCTGTAGCATAAAGCTGTAAAGCAAAGACACGGCACGCAAATGCGGAGACATGGCGATACGCTCTAGGAAGCCGAACGTTCTGTTGCGCACTCTGAAAGTTTAAATTCCAACTTactaaatctggaaaaaaatccaatagGATAGAGTGGCAAAATAGCCTTTTCCAAAGTTGTACGTGGCTTCTCAGACGGCTGGGTCAGGAGATGAGCACAGGAGCAGGCCTGAAAACAGCAACACCGGCCCTAGTTCATGAGCAAAACTGCAGAGTGCCACTAGATGTCACGGTGGAACAGCAAGAGGAGCCCGAAGTGCAGTTTTGCACTTCTTGCTATAACTGTAAAATGCCTTTAAATCTGTCTCGCCACATCCATAGTGCCTCCACACGGCTTTGATCCGGCGGATTTCAAAGCTCCGCGCAGTGCAAAGGGACATTAGGCAGTGTTTCAACAGCAAGCGCAGGGAAGCCCTGGGCAGTGAGCTGATTCCTTTagggttttggggctttttttctttttttttttttttttttctttttttccctctacttGAGCTGTTCTCCCAAGGCCGCTCCAGGGCTTTTAAGGACTCGAAGCCGGCGGGCGATGCACTGAGACGGTCTCTCTCACGCTCTCTGGGGATGAGTACCCTACTCTCTCCTGCCTGTGCCAAGCCCTGTTAAATGCAACTCGGGCTCACCATTGCTTAGTTACACAACGTACTTCTCCCTGCAGTCATGAGATTTCCTCCCGCAAGAAAGACTGGGTAGAAGAGGATTAGCAGCGAGTTCACTTTGACTCAAAACTCCCCACTGCCGCCATGAGCCTTCCTGCGCCTTCCCCGTTTACCAGCACTGGAATTGCACACACCAAAACCCCAGCAAAGCCAAGACCAGGTtctttccctgctccttccatcccTTTTCCCATATGGCAGCTGGGTTTGTGCCCGCGCTTGGCAAGCCCCCACAGTGGCTGTACCTGTGTGGGGCACACGTGCCTACATCTCCCTGCCGAGAGCAGCGGGGGCTGCGCGGagctggatgcagggaaggaggcagaggggcagaggGCCAGCCATCACCTTTGGAAGCTGCTGGGAATTGCACCCACTGCTGCGTGCTCACGGCTCGGCTGCACAAAAGGGAGCAGTCCCTTCGCCTCCCAAATGTCCCTGCTGAACGTCCTTGGCCTTCAGCAGGAACAGGCT from Rissa tridactyla isolate bRisTri1 chromosome 15, bRisTri1.patW.cur.20221130, whole genome shotgun sequence includes the following:
- the LOC128917845 gene encoding ankyrin repeat domain-containing protein 40-like → MSGAAEARELEERLREAAALGDVEEVRRLLGEGADINSRNEINGWTCLHWACKRNQAQVVSCLLGAGADKHILTAKGELAVQLTSKPDIRKILGEEETECQGVKDLNLPIVANYLANPPFPCTDTEDSIPDGLAESQIESASISSASQCETSPCSSAAQLESTCTPTSCNSEDDFPALEAAAEPPAPSAALGAPKHTEPGAPNGPICRPARTRRAGLCSPTAPLQPDTSPTGPAPAFQPVFFTGTFPYNMQELVLKVRVQNLRDNDFIEIELDRQELTYRDLLRVSCCELGVNPEQVEKIRKLPNTLVRKDKDVARLQDFQELELVLVKSDSSPFRNAASTLTERPCYNSRASKLTY